A genomic segment from Saimiri boliviensis isolate mSaiBol1 chromosome 14, mSaiBol1.pri, whole genome shotgun sequence encodes:
- the TMEM81 gene encoding transmembrane protein 81, which produces MKALATSFALGSLGLAFYLPLVATTPKTLAIPEKLQEAVGKVIINATTCTVTCGLGYKEETVCEVGPDGVRRKCQTQRLECLTNWICGMLHFTILIGKEFELSCLSSDILEIGQEAFRFTWRLARGIISTDDEVFKPFRANSHFLKFKYAQEYDSGTYRCDVQLLKNLRLVKRLYFGLRVLPPNLVNLNFHQSLTEDQKLIDVGLEVNLDNYYKPHRPEWKKKVASALGIGIASGVVGGVLVRIVLCVLRGDLQQ; this is translated from the coding sequence ATGAAGGCTTTGGCCACTAGTTTCGCCCTTGGGAGCCTGGGGTTGGCCTTCTACCTGCCTTTGGTGGCTACTACACCTAAAACACTGGCCATCCCTGAGAAGCTTCAAGAAGCTGTGGGGAAAGTTATCATCAATGCCACAACCTGTACTGTCACCTGTGGCCTAGGCTATAAGGAGGAGACTGTCTGTGAGGTGGGCCCTGATGGAGTGAGAAGGAAATGTCAGACTCAGCGCTTGGAATGTCTGACCAACTGGATCTGTGGGATGCTTCATTTCACCATTCTCATTGGCAAGGAATTTGAGCTTAGCTGTCTGAGTTCAGACATCCTAGAGATTGGACAGGAAGCTTTCCGGTTCACCTGGAGACTTGCTCGAGGTATCATCTCAACTGACGATGAGGTCTTCAAACCTTTCCGAGCCAACTCCCACTTTTTGAAGTTTAAATATGCTCAGGAGTATGACTCTGGGACATATCGATGTGATGTGCAGCTGTTAAAAAACTTAAGACTTGTCAAGAGGCTCTATTTTGGGCTGAGGGTCCTTCCTCCTAACTTGGTGAACCTGAATTTCCATCAGTCACTTACTGAGGATCAGAAGTTAATAGATGTGGGATTGGAAGTTAATCTGGACAACTACTACAAGCCTCACCGCCCAGAGTGGAAAAAGAAGGTGGCGTCAGCCTTGGGAATAGGAATTGCCAGTGGAGTGGTTGGTGGTGTGTTGGTGAGGATTGTCCTCTGTGTGCTGAGGGGGGACCTGCAGCAGTGA